In Alphaproteobacteria bacterium, one genomic interval encodes:
- the rpsO gene encoding 30S ribosomal protein S15 codes for MSILKAQKQEIIKQYAAKEGDTGSSEVQCAILTTRISNLTEHFKTHKKDFHSRRGLLILIGQRKRILAYVKKKSEERYLDLIKKLGIRK; via the coding sequence AAACAAGAGATTATTAAACAATATGCTGCAAAAGAAGGTGATACTGGTTCATCTGAAGTTCAGTGTGCAATATTAACTACAAGAATTTCAAATTTAACTGAACATTTTAAAACTCACAAAAAAGATTTTCATTCAAGAAGAGGTTTACTTATTTTAATAGGACAAAGAAAAAGAATTTTGGCTTACGTAAAGAAGAAAAGTGAAGAGCGTTATTTAGATTTAATTAAAAAATTAGGCATTAGAAAGTAA